A window of the Bacteriovorax sp. PP10 genome harbors these coding sequences:
- a CDS encoding 1,2-dihydroxy-3-keto-5-methylthiopentene dioxygenase, with amino-acid sequence MAKLFIAKTQETITDFDKIKSILNGHKILIEKWEANTKLADDADQETILAAYSHELKPFMEKYGFETADVINVTPATPNLQAIREKFMKEHRHSDDEIRFFVDGEGIFWFHLDNDEVIAVTCTAGDFMSVPKNFRHWFDLHPNYFVKAIRIFSNMEGWVPLYTNSNVDAKYNP; translated from the coding sequence ATGGCAAAATTATTTATCGCAAAAACTCAGGAAACAATCACTGACTTCGACAAGATTAAATCAATCTTAAATGGTCACAAGATTTTAATTGAAAAGTGGGAAGCGAATACAAAACTCGCTGACGATGCTGACCAAGAAACAATCCTTGCTGCTTACTCTCATGAATTAAAACCATTCATGGAAAAATATGGATTTGAAACGGCTGACGTTATTAACGTAACTCCAGCAACTCCTAACCTTCAAGCTATCAGAGAAAAATTCATGAAAGAACATCGTCACAGTGACGATGAAATCAGATTCTTCGTCGATGGAGAAGGAATCTTCTGGTTCCACCTTGATAACGACGAAGTGATCGCCGTGACATGTACAGCGGGTGACTTTATGTCAGTTCCAAAAAACTTCCGTCACTGGTTTGACCTTCACCCTAACTACTTTGTTAAAGCAATCCGTATCTTTTCAAACATGGAAGGATGGGTCCCTCTTTACACAAACTCTAATGTGGATGCAAAGTACAACCCATGA
- the mtnB gene encoding methylthioribulose 1-phosphate dehydratase, which translates to MSFIIKPQDLEEMKKLAALVRVMNTQGHNPATSGNYSLRSKTNPEIALVSESGIDKSKFTEENFLPLYHGTRQMLESYTNTGRKSSDETDIHLTIYQITKANCVLHSHMLDALLFADLFQGKDFATIKHLELLKGFKGVKTHELEINIPIFDNTQDIRNLAEEIKPAILSQPNSYGLLLRGHGIYVWGETVEEAKRHLEVFEYIFKYYLNSARRA; encoded by the coding sequence GTGTCATTTATCATCAAGCCTCAAGATCTAGAAGAAATGAAGAAATTAGCTGCTCTGGTAAGAGTTATGAACACGCAAGGGCATAACCCTGCGACCAGCGGAAACTACTCTCTTCGTTCAAAAACTAACCCTGAAATCGCTCTGGTTTCTGAGTCTGGAATCGATAAAAGTAAATTCACAGAAGAAAACTTTCTACCGCTTTATCACGGTACAAGACAGATGCTTGAAAGTTACACAAACACTGGCAGAAAATCTTCTGATGAAACAGACATTCACTTAACGATTTATCAAATCACAAAAGCCAACTGTGTTCTTCACAGTCACATGCTGGACGCTTTATTATTTGCCGATCTTTTCCAAGGAAAAGATTTCGCAACTATCAAACACCTTGAACTTTTAAAAGGTTTCAAAGGCGTTAAAACTCACGAACTAGAAATCAACATTCCTATTTTCGATAATACTCAAGACATCAGAAATCTTGCTGAAGAAATCAAACCTGCCATTTTATCTCAACCAAACAGCTATGGACTACTTCTTCGAGGTCACGGAATTTATGTTTGGGGAGAAACGGTAGAAGAAGCTAAGAGACACCTTGAAGTTTTCGAATACATTTTTAAATACTATTTAAACTCTGCAAGAAGGGCATAA
- a CDS encoding aminotransferase class I/II-fold pyridoxal phosphate-dependent enzyme, whose translation MKPLSNTVEQFKESIFSTMTKMAIENKAINLSQGFPDFDGPKWVIDLASKAMNENKNQYAPSMGILPLREAIAHNYKRFYDFTVNPLSEVVVTTGATEAIFCTCMGILNPGDEVIVLEPFYDSYLASIQLAGAKVVPVTLKAPNFNFDIEELKAAVTSKTKLLIVNNPHNPTGKVFTAEEIEVIGNLARENDFYILSDEVYEFLTFGVDHKPTATYGDLANRTITISSTGKTFGLTGWKIGWAIGPAHIIKAIHNVHQFSTFAVSQPFQWAMAEALVKMDEYLVEFKADYLRKRNLLISGLKECGFNVSNPQGTYFAMAFLPEGENDVDYCKKLIVEKKVATIPTSAFYIKSDEGTKMIRFCFAKKDETLEAALANLK comes from the coding sequence ATGAAGCCACTTAGCAATACTGTAGAGCAATTCAAAGAATCGATCTTTTCCACAATGACAAAAATGGCCATTGAGAACAAAGCGATTAACCTTTCTCAGGGCTTTCCTGACTTTGATGGGCCTAAGTGGGTCATCGATCTTGCCTCTAAGGCCATGAATGAAAATAAGAACCAATACGCGCCTTCAATGGGGATTTTACCTCTAAGAGAAGCCATCGCTCACAATTACAAACGCTTCTACGATTTTACTGTGAACCCACTTAGTGAGGTTGTGGTAACTACTGGGGCAACCGAAGCAATTTTTTGTACGTGCATGGGAATTTTAAATCCAGGTGACGAAGTTATCGTGCTTGAGCCGTTTTATGATTCTTATTTAGCTTCAATTCAGCTTGCTGGAGCGAAGGTTGTTCCGGTTACATTGAAAGCACCAAATTTTAACTTTGATATTGAAGAGCTTAAAGCGGCAGTGACTTCTAAAACAAAATTGTTGATCGTAAACAATCCTCACAATCCAACGGGGAAAGTTTTTACAGCAGAAGAAATTGAAGTAATTGGGAATCTTGCTCGTGAGAATGATTTTTATATTTTATCTGATGAAGTTTATGAGTTCTTAACTTTTGGTGTAGATCATAAACCGACAGCAACATATGGTGATCTTGCAAATCGCACGATTACGATTTCTTCAACAGGAAAAACGTTTGGTTTAACTGGATGGAAAATTGGTTGGGCAATTGGCCCTGCTCATATTATTAAAGCGATTCACAATGTTCACCAGTTTTCTACATTTGCAGTGTCTCAACCATTTCAATGGGCGATGGCCGAAGCACTTGTGAAAATGGATGAGTACTTGGTTGAGTTCAAAGCTGATTATTTAAGAAAAAGAAATCTGCTTATTTCAGGGTTAAAGGAATGTGGGTTTAATGTTTCTAATCCGCAAGGGACATACTTTGCGATGGCGTTTTTACCGGAAGGGGAAAACGATGTTGATTACTGCAAAAAATTAATTGTCGAAAAGAAAGTAGCGACGATTCCGACTTCAGCTTTTTATATTAAGTCTGATGAAGGGACGAAGATGATTCGTTTTTGTTTTGCTAAGAAAGATGAAACATTAGAAGCAGCTTTAGCTAATTTGAAATAG
- a CDS encoding efflux RND transporter permease subunit has translation MNLASLSIKRPVFITCIVTVILVVGWLSLKKLPVDLFPNVTFPIVTVTTTYPGAGPEEVETLVSKIYEEELSNVPGLKKLSSQNLEAVSIIIAEFNLDVDIKYAEQQVRDKVAAARKKLPTDIDEPVIRKIDPADQPIITISVESDLPDGELYQYVDKKIKPMIEQVNQVGLVDIYGGRKREIKVELDRNKLKAREISASQVSERLKISGQNIPAGKISGHTNDTVFRTLGEYKTIKEIESTIVNFLGNDVPITVKDIGTVKDSLEERKTYAYYNGKSSILLSVYKQSGSNTIGVAKGIKKQVEKINANLKAQKQNMALQVVRDGSKMIDANVYDVYETIIIGMILTIIVVFFFLGSVRSTIITGLALPNSLLGAFILLAAAGFTVNIMTLLALSLAVGLLIDDAIVVRENIFRHIEMGADPVKAAIEGTTEVTLAVVATTLTVIAVFAPISFLDGVVGQFFKEFGLTVCFAMIISLFDALTMAPMLSAYFAGKIDHHDPNVPKVRKGIWDNTVGVVLDKFNDFQNWLEDIYVHVLKFTLRRPFVVLLVSTLIFFASFAALKFVPKTFLPPQDSGEFMVAIDQKPGTSLDGMNELGKTVDTLIRNNKEVAYTVLQVGDQNGQPEKASIFVTLIPAKERKGTNTTAVKARVREQLKPYAYANPAVKDIDNVGGGQRPFNINIVGDDMKEIEKYSGLLLEKIKNHPALLDVDTSSRPGKPEFQVIPDRNKAERLGVSTTLLGAELRTQVEGSTPAVFREFGEEYDIRVRMQEDQRDIKKAYNSIYIPNINNSLIKLSNVAKPFDTTGPANINRQDRGRYIQLSADVAPNGPGMGGAITDIKRILDEEIKLPNNMRYQFVGQAENFQELMVNMVVAGGLGIMFIYFVLASLYESFVTPFTIMLVLPLAMCGAFYALALTGASLDLFSMIGCIMLLGVATKNSILLVDYAHQQVEGGMSLSEAIIASGKARLRPILMTSFALIGGMLPLAIGLNEASKQRTSMGIAVIGGLISSTLLTLVVIPAAYSYVERFRVWSGKIMKKIFVAS, from the coding sequence GTGAATTTGGCTTCATTATCAATCAAAAGACCCGTCTTCATTACGTGTATCGTAACTGTAATTCTGGTAGTTGGATGGCTCTCTCTTAAGAAGCTGCCAGTCGACTTATTTCCAAACGTAACTTTTCCGATTGTTACTGTGACTACGACTTATCCAGGTGCTGGTCCGGAAGAAGTTGAAACACTCGTTTCAAAAATTTATGAAGAAGAACTTTCAAACGTTCCTGGCCTTAAAAAACTTTCTTCACAAAACCTTGAAGCCGTTTCAATCATCATCGCCGAGTTCAATCTTGACGTAGATATTAAGTACGCTGAACAGCAAGTTCGCGACAAAGTAGCTGCGGCCAGAAAAAAACTTCCAACTGATATTGATGAGCCGGTTATCAGAAAGATCGACCCTGCCGATCAGCCGATTATCACCATCTCAGTTGAATCTGATCTTCCGGATGGAGAACTTTACCAATACGTAGACAAAAAGATTAAGCCAATGATCGAACAGGTCAACCAGGTTGGTCTTGTTGATATTTACGGTGGTAGAAAAAGAGAAATTAAAGTTGAACTTGACCGCAATAAACTAAAAGCAAGAGAGATTTCAGCAAGTCAGGTTTCAGAAAGATTAAAAATCTCTGGTCAAAACATTCCAGCAGGTAAAATTTCTGGGCATACGAATGATACCGTTTTCAGAACTCTTGGTGAATACAAGACTATTAAAGAAATCGAATCAACAATCGTTAACTTCTTAGGAAATGATGTTCCTATTACAGTTAAAGATATTGGGACAGTTAAGGACTCTCTTGAAGAAAGAAAGACTTATGCTTATTACAATGGAAAATCTTCGATTCTTTTATCTGTTTATAAACAATCTGGATCAAACACAATTGGTGTTGCTAAAGGGATTAAAAAGCAAGTTGAGAAAATCAACGCTAATTTGAAAGCCCAAAAACAAAACATGGCCCTTCAAGTTGTTCGCGACGGATCTAAAATGATCGACGCTAACGTTTACGACGTTTATGAAACGATCATCATCGGTATGATCCTTACCATCATTGTTGTATTCTTCTTCTTAGGTTCTGTTAGATCGACAATCATTACCGGTCTGGCACTTCCCAACTCGCTTTTAGGTGCATTCATTTTATTAGCTGCTGCCGGATTTACAGTTAACATCATGACACTTCTTGCTCTCTCCCTGGCCGTAGGTCTCTTGATCGATGATGCCATCGTTGTACGTGAAAACATTTTCCGTCACATTGAAATGGGTGCAGATCCGGTTAAGGCCGCAATCGAAGGGACAACGGAAGTTACACTTGCCGTAGTTGCCACAACACTGACAGTTATCGCCGTATTTGCTCCGATCTCATTTTTAGATGGAGTTGTTGGTCAATTCTTTAAAGAGTTCGGTCTGACAGTTTGTTTTGCGATGATCATTTCTCTATTTGATGCTCTTACAATGGCGCCAATGTTATCTGCATACTTCGCTGGTAAAATTGACCACCACGATCCAAACGTTCCAAAAGTAAGAAAAGGTATCTGGGATAACACTGTTGGTGTAGTTCTTGATAAATTTAACGATTTCCAAAACTGGTTAGAAGATATTTATGTTCACGTTTTAAAGTTTACTCTAAGACGTCCGTTTGTGGTTCTTCTTGTATCGACACTGATTTTCTTTGCTTCATTTGCAGCACTAAAATTTGTACCAAAAACTTTCCTTCCTCCTCAAGACTCGGGTGAATTCATGGTTGCTATCGACCAGAAACCGGGAACAAGCTTAGATGGAATGAACGAGTTAGGAAAAACTGTTGATACTCTTATCAGAAACAACAAAGAAGTTGCTTACACAGTTCTTCAAGTTGGAGATCAGAATGGCCAGCCAGAAAAGGCCAGCATTTTCGTAACACTTATTCCAGCTAAAGAAAGAAAAGGCACAAACACAACTGCTGTTAAAGCACGCGTTCGTGAGCAGTTAAAACCATACGCTTATGCTAACCCTGCCGTTAAAGATATCGATAACGTCGGTGGAGGTCAGCGTCCATTCAACATCAACATTGTTGGTGATGATATGAAAGAAATTGAAAAGTACTCAGGACTGTTACTTGAAAAAATCAAGAACCACCCTGCTCTACTGGACGTTGATACTTCTAGCCGTCCAGGTAAACCAGAATTCCAGGTTATCCCGGATAGAAATAAAGCAGAAAGACTTGGGGTTTCAACAACTCTTCTAGGTGCTGAACTTAGAACGCAGGTTGAAGGATCAACTCCAGCAGTCTTCCGTGAGTTTGGTGAAGAGTACGACATTCGTGTTCGTATGCAAGAAGATCAACGCGATATTAAAAAAGCGTACAACTCGATCTACATTCCAAACATCAACAACTCGCTTATTAAGTTAAGTAACGTAGCGAAGCCTTTTGATACAACAGGGCCTGCAAACATCAATCGTCAGGACCGTGGACGTTATATTCAGCTATCTGCTGACGTAGCTCCTAATGGACCTGGTATGGGTGGAGCAATCACTGATATCAAACGTATTTTAGATGAAGAAATTAAATTACCAAACAACATGAGATACCAATTCGTAGGCCAAGCTGAAAACTTCCAGGAGTTAATGGTTAACATGGTTGTTGCCGGTGGTTTAGGGATCATGTTCATCTACTTCGTTCTAGCATCTCTCTATGAATCGTTTGTTACACCATTCACCATCATGCTCGTGTTACCACTTGCAATGTGTGGAGCTTTCTACGCTCTTGCTCTAACTGGAGCATCGCTGGATCTGTTCTCAATGATTGGTTGTATTATGCTTCTTGGGGTTGCAACGAAGAACTCTATTCTACTCGTCGACTATGCTCACCAGCAAGTTGAAGGTGGAATGAGTTTATCTGAGGCGATCATCGCTTCTGGAAAAGCCCGTCTTCGTCCAATTCTTATGACGTCGTTTGCCCTTATCGGAGGAATGCTTCCTCTTGCTATCGGATTAAACGAAGCTTCAAAACAAAGAACATCTATGGGTATTGCAGTTATCGGAGGATTAATTTCTTCGACTCTACTTACTCTAGTGGTTATCCCAGCGGCCTACTCGTATGTTGAAAGATTTAGAGTGTGGTCTGGAAAAATTATGAAGAAGATATTTGTCGCTTCGTAA
- a CDS encoding TolC family protein — protein sequence MKPTCMKAMLAVLALVPSLGFSAQLTLNDFLTQVQEKNQGVVANKLVAEGTEAREEEGRLIFRPSLFAQGQVMVDKRPVANTATQGDRTDTQYATAGLAQNFNFGLKGQLSYTLYHTKIYNAGQTFVPVADFNDGIAKIELSQSLWRNWNGKENKAQADLIDAQAKASKHIANFTVQTTLASAESIYWSLSQTKKVIQVQRDNLARAQQIRSWNSRRVNSGLSERSDFLQADSNLKLSEYNLQSALQQQNLLQRSFNSMRGIDSNIVSEDLEAVDSKNLKALAPPSKDDLREDTKAALEQQNLAKASAALAIERNRPTFELYGSYAFNGRDPERTDAISNSFKNDHSTSAIGVRFNTPLDFGTTHSAIDGYKKEQIAAEYNYQRRVFDQDREWNDLITRFEDAKVRLDYAEKISEAQRVKTTNERTRLNNGRTTTFQVLIFELDLAQADVLRIQTETDLLNIYAQLKIFSAGGAK from the coding sequence ATGAAGCCCACTTGTATGAAGGCCATGCTCGCGGTCCTTGCCCTCGTGCCGAGTCTCGGTTTTTCAGCGCAATTAACACTTAATGATTTCCTGACTCAAGTTCAGGAAAAAAACCAAGGTGTCGTTGCTAACAAATTAGTAGCTGAAGGAACAGAAGCGCGCGAAGAAGAAGGAAGACTTATCTTCCGTCCAAGCTTATTTGCTCAAGGCCAGGTTATGGTTGATAAAAGACCAGTAGCGAATACGGCCACTCAAGGTGACAGAACAGACACTCAGTACGCAACTGCTGGTCTGGCACAGAACTTTAACTTCGGTTTAAAAGGGCAATTGAGTTATACGCTTTATCATACAAAAATTTACAATGCGGGACAGACTTTTGTTCCTGTTGCAGACTTTAATGATGGTATAGCTAAAATTGAACTTTCCCAGTCTCTTTGGAGAAACTGGAACGGAAAAGAAAATAAAGCTCAAGCAGACTTAATCGATGCTCAGGCAAAAGCTTCAAAGCATATTGCAAACTTTACAGTTCAAACAACTCTGGCAAGTGCTGAATCAATTTACTGGTCACTTTCTCAAACGAAAAAAGTAATTCAAGTTCAAAGAGACAATCTGGCACGTGCTCAACAAATTAGATCATGGAACTCACGCAGAGTGAACAGTGGTCTTTCTGAGCGCTCAGACTTTTTACAAGCTGATTCGAACTTAAAATTAAGTGAATACAATTTGCAAAGCGCTCTTCAACAGCAAAACTTATTACAAAGATCATTCAACTCAATGAGAGGAATTGACAGCAATATCGTAAGTGAAGACCTTGAAGCAGTTGATAGCAAAAACCTAAAAGCTTTAGCTCCTCCGTCAAAAGACGATCTTCGTGAAGATACAAAAGCTGCCCTTGAGCAACAAAACTTAGCGAAAGCTAGTGCTGCTCTGGCCATCGAACGCAACAGACCAACATTTGAACTTTACGGTTCATACGCTTTCAATGGAAGAGACCCGGAAAGAACTGACGCTATTTCAAACTCTTTTAAAAATGATCACTCAACAAGTGCGATCGGTGTAAGGTTTAATACTCCACTTGATTTCGGAACAACTCATTCAGCGATTGATGGATATAAAAAAGAACAAATCGCAGCTGAATACAATTACCAAAGAAGAGTTTTTGATCAAGACAGAGAATGGAATGATCTAATCACTCGATTTGAAGATGCAAAAGTCAGACTTGATTACGCTGAGAAGATTTCAGAAGCACAAAGAGTTAAAACAACTAATGAAAGAACCCGCCTGAATAACGGTCGTACAACGACTTTCCAGGTTTTAATTTTCGAATTGGATTTAGCTCAAGCTGATGTACTAAGAATTCAAACTGAAACAGACTTACTTAACATTTATGCCCAATTAAAAATTTTTAGTGCCGGAGGTGCCAAGTGA
- a CDS encoding TetR/AcrR family transcriptional regulator, whose protein sequence is MVKEKSDSCFFFKKAPPSEKTKDLILEEAKKQFSEKGYEGVSVRDICDAAGANVSAIKYHFGGKEGLYRECFLHHGRESLQKAEKYLTKSNTVEELKIRLKLFSEEFIKDGLQNSQATKMICREIENQNPVIQDIFETTFLKTYILFVEFFVDAQNKGLIRKDLNTHFVTSFVFNSLTSSMRSDHVAEKHFNLTLKDPAYRDQFINNLISIMFDGIKNQEQ, encoded by the coding sequence ATGGTGAAAGAAAAATCCGACAGCTGCTTCTTTTTTAAGAAAGCGCCTCCGTCTGAAAAAACAAAAGATCTCATTCTCGAAGAAGCAAAAAAACAATTCTCTGAAAAAGGATATGAAGGCGTCTCTGTGCGCGATATTTGCGATGCTGCTGGTGCCAATGTAAGTGCTATTAAATATCACTTCGGTGGCAAAGAAGGTTTATACCGCGAATGTTTTCTTCATCACGGCAGAGAGAGTCTGCAAAAAGCAGAAAAGTATCTCACAAAATCAAATACAGTCGAAGAATTAAAAATTCGTCTTAAATTATTTTCCGAAGAATTTATTAAAGACGGTCTGCAAAATAGCCAGGCCACAAAAATGATTTGTCGTGAAATTGAAAATCAAAATCCAGTCATTCAAGATATTTTTGAAACAACATTTTTAAAAACATACATATTGTTCGTAGAGTTTTTTGTCGATGCCCAAAATAAAGGTTTAATTAGAAAAGATCTCAACACTCATTTCGTTACTTCATTCGTCTTCAACTCGCTGACCTCATCAATGAGATCAGACCACGTTGCTGAAAAACATTTTAACCTCACTTTAAAAGACCCAGCTTATAGAGATCAATTTATAAATAACCTTATCTCCATCATGTTTGATGGTATTAAAAATCAGGAGCAATAG
- the msrB gene encoding peptide-methionine (R)-S-oxide reductase MsrB: MSSNKPDNNEEWKNKLSNDEFEILRMCGTERPFSGKYNSFYEEGVYHCAACGAELFDSKTKFDSGSGWPSFYDVLKTSNVKLLEDTAHGMKRIEIRCNQCNSHLGHVFNDGPPPTGLRYCINSIALKHHKS, translated from the coding sequence ATGAGTTCAAATAAACCAGATAATAATGAAGAATGGAAAAATAAACTTTCAAACGATGAATTTGAAATCCTAAGAATGTGTGGAACTGAAAGACCATTTTCAGGAAAATATAATTCTTTTTATGAAGAAGGTGTTTATCACTGCGCTGCTTGTGGTGCTGAACTTTTTGATTCAAAAACTAAATTCGACTCTGGAAGTGGATGGCCATCATTCTATGATGTTTTAAAAACTTCTAACGTAAAACTTCTAGAAGATACTGCTCACGGAATGAAGAGAATCGAAATCCGCTGTAACCAATGCAATTCTCACCTAGGCCACGTCTTTAACGACGGCCCACCTCCAACCGGACTTAGATACTGCATCAACTCTATCGCGCTGAAACACCATAAATCTTAG
- a CDS encoding CopD family protein, whose protein sequence is MNYLIFKSLHIISVVTWFAGLFYMPRLFVYFAEAETKPETEKTILQNQFKIMQRRLWYGITIPSSIAVLIFGGSLLQNFMPITDHPWLVLKLLFVAGLYAYFFFLHKIFKQQQNNIIAFSPMSLRVINEISTIFLFAIVFLVILKNIMNMVYGIIALVGFILILMIAIKVYKNIRERAA, encoded by the coding sequence ATGAACTATTTAATATTTAAATCTCTACACATCATTTCAGTGGTCACTTGGTTTGCGGGACTCTTCTACATGCCAAGACTCTTCGTCTATTTTGCCGAAGCAGAAACAAAACCTGAAACTGAAAAAACAATCCTTCAAAATCAATTTAAAATTATGCAAAGACGTTTGTGGTATGGAATCACCATCCCATCAAGCATTGCTGTTTTAATTTTTGGTGGATCGCTTTTGCAAAACTTCATGCCAATTACTGACCATCCATGGTTGGTGTTGAAATTGCTTTTTGTGGCAGGACTCTATGCTTACTTCTTTTTCCTGCACAAGATTTTCAAACAACAACAAAACAATATTATAGCATTTTCCCCAATGTCGTTGAGAGTTATTAACGAAATCTCCACAATATTTTTATTTGCCATAGTCTTTCTGGTTATTCTAAAAAATATAATGAATATGGTTTATGGAATAATCGCTTTAGTCGGTTTTATCCTGATCCTTATGATTGCTATTAAAGTCTACAAAAACATTAGAGAGCGTGCAGCATGA
- a CDS encoding histidine phosphatase family protein, with translation MFYIFRHGETDWNVERRCQGHTNIPLNSNGVAQALDLAARLEHVPLDIIVSSDLERALVTGKTVASSKSIPLIVDSRLRETHFGEAEGMLFNEAIDAFGPEIWEKLMNFRSEFDHIGFPGGESRKAARDRIVETLMYLIETTDHQNIGISTHGAALRNTLHTFLPEDHPTIAIPNCVLYRIIYDHEEKKFIADSNPFECLVHSKEIGKT, from the coding sequence GTGTTTTATATATTTCGTCATGGAGAGACCGATTGGAACGTAGAGCGCCGCTGTCAGGGGCATACTAACATTCCACTCAATAGTAATGGAGTAGCGCAAGCTCTCGATTTAGCTGCCAGGCTTGAGCATGTTCCTCTTGATATTATTGTAAGCAGCGATCTGGAGCGCGCCTTAGTTACAGGTAAAACTGTCGCTTCAAGTAAATCCATCCCACTTATTGTTGATTCAAGATTACGCGAAACTCATTTCGGTGAAGCTGAAGGGATGCTCTTTAATGAGGCCATTGATGCTTTTGGACCTGAGATTTGGGAAAAATTAATGAACTTTAGAAGCGAGTTCGATCATATTGGTTTTCCCGGTGGAGAATCGAGAAAGGCCGCTCGCGACCGCATCGTTGAAACACTTATGTATTTAATTGAAACGACAGATCATCAAAATATTGGGATCAGCACACATGGTGCGGCCTTAAGAAATACTCTTCACACATTTTTGCCTGAAGATCATCCTACAATCGCGATACCTAATTGTGTTCTTTATAGAATTATCTATGATCATGAAGAAAAAAAATTCATCGCTGATTCAAATCCATTTGAATGTTTAGTTCATTCCAAAGAAATCGGAAAAACTTAA
- a CDS encoding NHL repeat-containing protein produces the protein MKCLNTVALILGMTFFFGCKQDKAIPTKSNETYLVRPGDIIVVNGTSRSLILLDSNGNYKTVLYDLDNIAESIYDVALKKDTNEIIFTVNGSPRVGAVSLVNGAYRTLIADANLTGALKGLTQLQNGDILVSEISNIERFTTTGVRRTSVAGVTWPNTLGGTSTTAEQLFATADGGFIVCSSGSDNVKRYTQNAVIVGAAVVSGIAGTTDAFGCIELADGKIAMAFNGTTDTIRTVSAAMTGIATIYSDLAVLASPRTLTQALNGNILIVDSGYNQIVEITTTGTFVRTLGGSLIGTPNAVFSVPNY, from the coding sequence ATGAAATGTTTAAACACTGTAGCACTGATTCTTGGAATGACTTTTTTCTTTGGTTGCAAACAAGACAAAGCAATACCTACTAAATCTAATGAGACCTACTTAGTCAGACCCGGAGATATCATTGTTGTAAATGGAACATCTCGCTCTCTTATTTTATTAGATTCTAATGGTAATTATAAAACTGTTTTATATGACCTGGATAACATTGCAGAGTCCATTTATGATGTCGCTTTAAAAAAAGATACAAATGAAATTATTTTTACAGTTAATGGATCACCAAGAGTAGGGGCCGTCTCACTTGTAAATGGTGCCTATAGAACTCTTATTGCAGATGCAAATTTAACGGGAGCACTTAAAGGACTCACTCAATTACAAAATGGTGATATTTTAGTTTCCGAAATAAGTAACATTGAACGTTTTACGACAACTGGTGTGAGAAGAACATCAGTCGCTGGTGTCACTTGGCCTAATACATTAGGTGGAACTTCGACAACGGCAGAGCAGTTATTTGCCACGGCCGATGGGGGGTTCATTGTGTGTTCATCTGGTTCAGATAATGTGAAGAGATACACGCAGAATGCTGTCATTGTAGGAGCTGCTGTTGTTTCAGGAATTGCTGGAACGACAGATGCCTTTGGTTGTATTGAACTGGCAGATGGAAAAATTGCTATGGCCTTTAACGGAACGACGGACACAATTAGAACTGTCAGTGCGGCCATGACCGGGATCGCAACTATATATTCTGATCTTGCCGTGCTTGCTTCACCAAGAACTTTGACTCAGGCCCTAAATGGAAATATTCTTATTGTTGATTCCGGTTATAATCAAATAGTAGAGATTACAACGACGGGAACTTTTGTAAGGACACTTGGTGGATCTCTCATTGGGACACCAAATGCAGTTTTTTCCGTACCAAATTACTAG
- a CDS encoding thioredoxin family protein, which translates to MGSKIVTAQNIDEILEKNELVVLDFWASWCEPCKVFGPIFESVAKKNPDIFFGKVNTEIELVLGEDFQIRSIPTLVILKERTIILDQPGSIPEYLLVKIVNEAKAIDVSKLEAEEN; encoded by the coding sequence ATGGGTTCAAAAATAGTCACTGCACAAAATATCGATGAAATTTTAGAAAAAAACGAATTAGTCGTTTTAGATTTCTGGGCCTCATGGTGTGAACCATGTAAAGTCTTTGGACCAATTTTCGAAAGTGTTGCAAAAAAAAATCCTGATATCTTTTTTGGAAAAGTTAACACTGAGATTGAACTTGTTCTTGGAGAAGACTTCCAGATTCGCTCTATCCCTACATTAGTCATCTTAAAAGAGCGCACAATCATCCTAGATCAACCAGGGTCTATCCCTGAGTATCTACTAGTGAAAATCGTCAATGAAGCAAAAGCGATAGATGTTTCTAAACTCGAAGCTGAAGAAAACTAA